One segment of Ziziphus jujuba cultivar Dongzao chromosome 12, ASM3175591v1 DNA contains the following:
- the LOC107428434 gene encoding protein SIEVE ELEMENT OCCLUSION C isoform X3, with protein sequence MSFLGNDPFSQMPLQDFLIKKLLLSHNPDGRRLDSELLLLAVENVIFYATKTSQVPDLHLYPNAKSEIRKIEVFGSDEPLGSTINKISHQIFCESSGRDDQNQHGKTMSLFDLLGNYRWDDKAILVLAAFAIKYGEIWLRMQLCRRDNSMVVKTLPTDLNRLLMEPQFKAFSSLIKITLEVIKIVINYEGLPLSQVDLDDHGDDDGTKKTKYQICIAVYWIIRSVLAFSSGIITDLTPYVKTEQVYSDSRILTTWELSSLAYQLSGMYNHLRNQVEKYLQQTETKLYQKLLNIFKKTHVENQEVLRWLFAIRDDFPLLDCPTQAKFGVPQLRSKVVILLISKPDLHHHIEESLFLVQQTQDHPYNKTIQESYKIVWIPIPASNLWTDAELRSFQVLSHSLPWFSIRPPQSLSSAVVKFVKLNWNYKDDPIMVVLDPNGTVTNYNAIDMVYIWGARAYPFSSSREIDLWQEEKWTMQFLVDEIDTLLTTWSSGFR encoded by the exons ATGAGCTTTCTTGGAAATGATCCCTTCTCTCAGATGCCTTTACAAGATTTCCTGATCAAGAAATTACTTCTCAGCCATAACCCTGATGGTCGTCGTCTTGATTCTGAGCTTTTGCTTCTTGCCGTGGAAAATGTCATCTTTTATGCCACCAAAACATCTCAA GTTCCGGATCTTCATCTTTATCCCAATGCCAAGAgtgaaataagaaaaattgaagTATTTGGATCCGATGAACCACTTGGATCCACCATTAATAAGATTTCACACCAG ATATTTTGCGAGTCCTCAGGGAGAGATGATCAAAATCAACATGGAAAAACTATGtctttgtttgatttgttgggAAACTATAGATGGGATGATAAAGCAATTTTAGTTCTTGCAGCTTTTGCAATAAAATACGGTGAAATTTGGTTACGAATGCAACTGTGTCGTCGTGACAACTCAATGGTAGTAAAAACATTGCCTACAGACTTGAACCGATTGCTTATGGAACCTCAGTTTAAGGCTTTCAGTTCATtgattaagataacattagaaGTAATAAAGATCGTCATCAATTATGAAGGTTTGCCACTTTCACAAGTAGATTTGGATGatcatggtgatgatgatggaacaaagaaaacaaagtatcAAATATGCATAGCTGTTTACTGGATCATCAGAAGCGTCTTGGCATTCTCTTCTGGGATCATCACAGATTTGACTCCATACGTGAAAACTGAGCAAGT GTACTCAGATTCAAGAATACTTACAACATGGGAGCTGTCAAGTTTGGCCTATCAGTTGAGTGGAATGTATAATCACCTCAGGAATCAGGTGGAAAAATATCTTCAACAAACAg AGACAAAACTGTATCAAAAGCTGTTGAATATCTTTAAGAAGACTCATGTTGAAAACCAAGAAGTTCTTCGCTGGTTATTTGCAATCAGAGATGACTTTCCACTTTTGGACTGTCCCACACAAGCAAAG TTTGGTGTTCCTCAACTGAGAAGCAAGGTAGTGATACTCTTGATCTCAAAGCCAGACCTCCACCACCACATAGAGGAATCTCTCTTTCTAGTTCAGCAGACTCAGGACCACCCTTACAACAAAACTATACAGGAAAGTTACAAAATTGTGTGGATTCCTATTCCAGCTTCCAACCTCTGGACTGATGCAGAACTAAGAAGTTTCCAAGTTCTGTCACATTCTTTGCCATGGTTTTCAATAAGGCCTCCACAGTCCCTTTCCTCTGCAGTGGTCAAGTTTGTGAAACTAAATTGGAACTACAAAGACGACCCAATTATGGTCGTCTTAGATCCAAATGGAACAGTCACAAACTATAATGCAATCGATATGGTGTATATCTGGGGTGCCAGAGCATACCCATTTTCATCTTCAAGAGAGATTGATCTTTGGCAAGAAGAAAAATGGACAATGCAATTTTTAGTGGATGAAATTGACACTTTGCTTACTACCTGG TCCTCTGGTTTCAGGTAG
- the LOC107428434 gene encoding protein SIEVE ELEMENT OCCLUSION C isoform X1, translating to MSFLGNDPFSQMPLQDFLIKKLLLSHNPDGRRLDSELLLLAVENVIFYATKTSQVPDLHLYPNAKSEIRKIEVFGSDEPLGSTINKISHQIFCESSGRDDQNQHGKTMSLFDLLGNYRWDDKAILVLAAFAIKYGEIWLRMQLCRRDNSMVVKTLPTDLNRLLMEPQFKAFSSLIKITLEVIKIVINYEGLPLSQVDLDDHGDDDGTKKTKYQICIAVYWIIRSVLAFSSGIITDLTPYVKTEQVYSDSRILTTWELSSLAYQLSGMYNHLRNQVEKYLQQTETKLYQKLLNIFKKTHVENQEVLRWLFAIRDDFPLLDCPTQAKFGVPQLRSKVVILLISKPDLHHHIEESLFLVQQTQDHPYNKTIQESYKIVWIPIPASNLWTDAELRSFQVLSHSLPWFSIRPPQSLSSAVVKFVKLNWNYKDDPIMVVLDPNGTVTNYNAIDMVYIWGARAYPFSSSREIDLWQEEKWTMQFLVDEIDTLLTTWVEQGRNLCIYGSKNKDWIREFNSKMKEMKETAGLELEMVYVGSRNPSNKNVKNILAMDENGKLRTTLSLTQMRFFWIRLESIRKSKLRIGNSIETDQILREVSAVLDISDSESLGWAVMGRGKSTMDILRIESMKIMECLNKFPSWGQNIVKVGFLGAIRNFLEPQTVVVDKPCEDFGVSVPYSGEVIEEMVVCEKCKHPMKKFVSYEPYDQRV from the exons ATGAGCTTTCTTGGAAATGATCCCTTCTCTCAGATGCCTTTACAAGATTTCCTGATCAAGAAATTACTTCTCAGCCATAACCCTGATGGTCGTCGTCTTGATTCTGAGCTTTTGCTTCTTGCCGTGGAAAATGTCATCTTTTATGCCACCAAAACATCTCAA GTTCCGGATCTTCATCTTTATCCCAATGCCAAGAgtgaaataagaaaaattgaagTATTTGGATCCGATGAACCACTTGGATCCACCATTAATAAGATTTCACACCAG ATATTTTGCGAGTCCTCAGGGAGAGATGATCAAAATCAACATGGAAAAACTATGtctttgtttgatttgttgggAAACTATAGATGGGATGATAAAGCAATTTTAGTTCTTGCAGCTTTTGCAATAAAATACGGTGAAATTTGGTTACGAATGCAACTGTGTCGTCGTGACAACTCAATGGTAGTAAAAACATTGCCTACAGACTTGAACCGATTGCTTATGGAACCTCAGTTTAAGGCTTTCAGTTCATtgattaagataacattagaaGTAATAAAGATCGTCATCAATTATGAAGGTTTGCCACTTTCACAAGTAGATTTGGATGatcatggtgatgatgatggaacaaagaaaacaaagtatcAAATATGCATAGCTGTTTACTGGATCATCAGAAGCGTCTTGGCATTCTCTTCTGGGATCATCACAGATTTGACTCCATACGTGAAAACTGAGCAAGT GTACTCAGATTCAAGAATACTTACAACATGGGAGCTGTCAAGTTTGGCCTATCAGTTGAGTGGAATGTATAATCACCTCAGGAATCAGGTGGAAAAATATCTTCAACAAACAg AGACAAAACTGTATCAAAAGCTGTTGAATATCTTTAAGAAGACTCATGTTGAAAACCAAGAAGTTCTTCGCTGGTTATTTGCAATCAGAGATGACTTTCCACTTTTGGACTGTCCCACACAAGCAAAG TTTGGTGTTCCTCAACTGAGAAGCAAGGTAGTGATACTCTTGATCTCAAAGCCAGACCTCCACCACCACATAGAGGAATCTCTCTTTCTAGTTCAGCAGACTCAGGACCACCCTTACAACAAAACTATACAGGAAAGTTACAAAATTGTGTGGATTCCTATTCCAGCTTCCAACCTCTGGACTGATGCAGAACTAAGAAGTTTCCAAGTTCTGTCACATTCTTTGCCATGGTTTTCAATAAGGCCTCCACAGTCCCTTTCCTCTGCAGTGGTCAAGTTTGTGAAACTAAATTGGAACTACAAAGACGACCCAATTATGGTCGTCTTAGATCCAAATGGAACAGTCACAAACTATAATGCAATCGATATGGTGTATATCTGGGGTGCCAGAGCATACCCATTTTCATCTTCAAGAGAGATTGATCTTTGGCAAGAAGAAAAATGGACAATGCAATTTTTAGTGGATGAAATTGACACTTTGCTTACTACCTGG GTAGAACAAGGAAGAAATCTCTGCATCTATGGAAGCAAAAACAAAGATTGGATTCGAGAATTCAATTCAAAGATGAAGGAGATGAAAGAGACTGCAGGGTTGGAGCTTGAGATGGTATATGTTGGTAGCAGAAACCCaagcaataaaaatgtaaaGAACATTTTAGCCATGGATGAAAATGGAAAGCTAAGAACTACATTGTCTTTAACCCAAATGAGATTTTTCTGGATCCGATTGGAAAGTATAAGAAAATCAAAACTCCGGATTGGAAACAGTATCGAAACAGATCAGATTCTAAGAGAGGTCTCTGCAGTGTTAGATATCAGTGACAGTGAAAGTCTGGGATGGGCTGTAATGGGAAGAGGAAAGTCTACCATGGACATTTTAAGAATTGAAAGCATGAAGATCATGGAATGCTTGAACAAGTTTCCAAGTTGGGGTCAAAATATTGTGAAGGTGGGATTTCTAGGTGCCATTAGAAATTTTCTTGAACCCCAAACAGTTGTAGTTGATAAGCCTTGTGAAGACTTTGGTGTGTCCGTACCTTACAGTGGAGAAGTAATCGAAGAAATGGTAGTTTGCGAAAAATGTAAGCATCCAATGAAGAAGTTTGTCAGCTATGAACCATATGACCAGAGGGTATAG
- the LOC107428434 gene encoding protein SIEVE ELEMENT OCCLUSION C isoform X2, with product MSFLGNDPFSQMPLQDFLIKKLLLSHNPDGRRLDSELLLLAVENVIFYATKTSQVPDLHLYPNAKSEIRKIEVFGSDEPLGSTINKISHQIFCESSGRDDQNQHGKTMSLFDLLGNYRWDDKAILVLAAFAIKYGEIWLRMQLCRRDNSMVVKTLPTDLNRLLMEPQFKAFSSLIKITLEVIKIVINYEGLPLSQVDLDDHGDDDGTKKTKYQICIAVYWIIRSVLAFSSGIITDLTPYVKTEYSDSRILTTWELSSLAYQLSGMYNHLRNQVEKYLQQTETKLYQKLLNIFKKTHVENQEVLRWLFAIRDDFPLLDCPTQAKFGVPQLRSKVVILLISKPDLHHHIEESLFLVQQTQDHPYNKTIQESYKIVWIPIPASNLWTDAELRSFQVLSHSLPWFSIRPPQSLSSAVVKFVKLNWNYKDDPIMVVLDPNGTVTNYNAIDMVYIWGARAYPFSSSREIDLWQEEKWTMQFLVDEIDTLLTTWVEQGRNLCIYGSKNKDWIREFNSKMKEMKETAGLELEMVYVGSRNPSNKNVKNILAMDENGKLRTTLSLTQMRFFWIRLESIRKSKLRIGNSIETDQILREVSAVLDISDSESLGWAVMGRGKSTMDILRIESMKIMECLNKFPSWGQNIVKVGFLGAIRNFLEPQTVVVDKPCEDFGVSVPYSGEVIEEMVVCEKCKHPMKKFVSYEPYDQRV from the exons ATGAGCTTTCTTGGAAATGATCCCTTCTCTCAGATGCCTTTACAAGATTTCCTGATCAAGAAATTACTTCTCAGCCATAACCCTGATGGTCGTCGTCTTGATTCTGAGCTTTTGCTTCTTGCCGTGGAAAATGTCATCTTTTATGCCACCAAAACATCTCAA GTTCCGGATCTTCATCTTTATCCCAATGCCAAGAgtgaaataagaaaaattgaagTATTTGGATCCGATGAACCACTTGGATCCACCATTAATAAGATTTCACACCAG ATATTTTGCGAGTCCTCAGGGAGAGATGATCAAAATCAACATGGAAAAACTATGtctttgtttgatttgttgggAAACTATAGATGGGATGATAAAGCAATTTTAGTTCTTGCAGCTTTTGCAATAAAATACGGTGAAATTTGGTTACGAATGCAACTGTGTCGTCGTGACAACTCAATGGTAGTAAAAACATTGCCTACAGACTTGAACCGATTGCTTATGGAACCTCAGTTTAAGGCTTTCAGTTCATtgattaagataacattagaaGTAATAAAGATCGTCATCAATTATGAAGGTTTGCCACTTTCACAAGTAGATTTGGATGatcatggtgatgatgatggaacaaagaaaacaaagtatcAAATATGCATAGCTGTTTACTGGATCATCAGAAGCGTCTTGGCATTCTCTTCTGGGATCATCACAGATTTGACTCCATACGTGAAAACTGA GTACTCAGATTCAAGAATACTTACAACATGGGAGCTGTCAAGTTTGGCCTATCAGTTGAGTGGAATGTATAATCACCTCAGGAATCAGGTGGAAAAATATCTTCAACAAACAg AGACAAAACTGTATCAAAAGCTGTTGAATATCTTTAAGAAGACTCATGTTGAAAACCAAGAAGTTCTTCGCTGGTTATTTGCAATCAGAGATGACTTTCCACTTTTGGACTGTCCCACACAAGCAAAG TTTGGTGTTCCTCAACTGAGAAGCAAGGTAGTGATACTCTTGATCTCAAAGCCAGACCTCCACCACCACATAGAGGAATCTCTCTTTCTAGTTCAGCAGACTCAGGACCACCCTTACAACAAAACTATACAGGAAAGTTACAAAATTGTGTGGATTCCTATTCCAGCTTCCAACCTCTGGACTGATGCAGAACTAAGAAGTTTCCAAGTTCTGTCACATTCTTTGCCATGGTTTTCAATAAGGCCTCCACAGTCCCTTTCCTCTGCAGTGGTCAAGTTTGTGAAACTAAATTGGAACTACAAAGACGACCCAATTATGGTCGTCTTAGATCCAAATGGAACAGTCACAAACTATAATGCAATCGATATGGTGTATATCTGGGGTGCCAGAGCATACCCATTTTCATCTTCAAGAGAGATTGATCTTTGGCAAGAAGAAAAATGGACAATGCAATTTTTAGTGGATGAAATTGACACTTTGCTTACTACCTGG GTAGAACAAGGAAGAAATCTCTGCATCTATGGAAGCAAAAACAAAGATTGGATTCGAGAATTCAATTCAAAGATGAAGGAGATGAAAGAGACTGCAGGGTTGGAGCTTGAGATGGTATATGTTGGTAGCAGAAACCCaagcaataaaaatgtaaaGAACATTTTAGCCATGGATGAAAATGGAAAGCTAAGAACTACATTGTCTTTAACCCAAATGAGATTTTTCTGGATCCGATTGGAAAGTATAAGAAAATCAAAACTCCGGATTGGAAACAGTATCGAAACAGATCAGATTCTAAGAGAGGTCTCTGCAGTGTTAGATATCAGTGACAGTGAAAGTCTGGGATGGGCTGTAATGGGAAGAGGAAAGTCTACCATGGACATTTTAAGAATTGAAAGCATGAAGATCATGGAATGCTTGAACAAGTTTCCAAGTTGGGGTCAAAATATTGTGAAGGTGGGATTTCTAGGTGCCATTAGAAATTTTCTTGAACCCCAAACAGTTGTAGTTGATAAGCCTTGTGAAGACTTTGGTGTGTCCGTACCTTACAGTGGAGAAGTAATCGAAGAAATGGTAGTTTGCGAAAAATGTAAGCATCCAATGAAGAAGTTTGTCAGCTATGAACCATATGACCAGAGGGTATAG
- the LOC125418543 gene encoding protein SIEVE ELEMENT OCCLUSION B, producing MAIVPQKAAQQFRGDNVAPRSGIVGDNVASYGLTDNPMAPRVLGGDSRVSGRPYGTTDDSFAARVLGDTRHGGQQQSRFPDNTLAARVRGTGGDRRGLQQGRSYGASDENVLTNQILETHDTDSRLFAVKPVLNIIEVIFHRATADVPGSNTQISLLTVDPADEKALHAGLQDMLELPTRIISAIGCEVFCKSMESGDVHNSTMDILRLVRHYNWDAKAVLAVAAFAVSYGEFRLVANLYPTNPLAKAVALLKQLPEILELTSGSLQPKLEALFTLVRAKVDVTKIIVEFFEIQHDQYFSPEAPETIGFLTLIPTAVYWVIRSTVVSASQILGLTGLGHEYISEAWELSSLAHKLKTIHNHLLEQLNSCYRSIEKKRDEDAFKAISAILESSHLDNSKPLRVLFYAKDDQPALFDGHIKRRVGIEELRRKVVVLFITGLDIPQEDYTIMQQMYQEKRAFPLKNESQFEMVWVPIEESWTQHMLDRFERLKEEMDWFSVYHPSVVSPVVARYIRHPEKWRFSKKPIFVVLDTQGKVVHKNAMHMMCIWGSVAYPFSETKEKLLWEEETWRMDLLADAIDPRLTGWIQGGRYVCLFGGEDIEWIRKFTRSIREAARESNIQLELLYVGKTKPKERIINDINAVIEAEKLATTMEWSYIWYFWLRIESMWYSKGQLLAGKNEVAKNDPIMLGIIGLLSFGSGTQGWALISRGSLEMTKGTGEHMHTAMVEHGKWKPRENEIGFVPALDEHLKDLHIRVPHHCTSLILPAVGAMPETVACAECGRLMERFTMFRCCAD from the exons ATGGCCATTGTACCTCAGAAGGCGGCACAGCAATTCAGAGGAGACAACGTGGCTCCTCGCAGTGGTATCGTCGGTGACAACGTCGCTTCTTATGGTCTCACTGACAACCCGATGGCTCCTCGTGTTCTCGGAGGAGACAGCCGAGTCAGCGGTCGGCCATATGGGACCACCGACGACAGTTTTGCTGCTCGTGTGCTTGGCGACACCCGCCACGGTGGCCAGCAACAGAGTCGTTTCCCCGACAACACCTTGGCTGCTCGTGTACGCGGAACAGGAGGAGACAGACGTGGACTGCAACAGGGTCGTTCATATGGAGCTTCAGATGAGAACGTGTTGACAAACCAGATTCTCGAAACTCACGACACCGACAGTCGCTTGTTCGCTGTGAAACCTGTTCTGAATATCATTGAGGTCATTTTCCACCGCGCCACTGCTGATGTCCCCGGAAGCAACACTCAg ATATCCCTGTTAACTGTGGATCCTGCGGATGAGAAGGCACTCCATGCTGGCCTTCAAGATATGCTCGAACTTCCAACCAGAATCATCAGTGCTATTGGCTGCGAA GTATTTTGCAAGTCAATGGAATCTGGAGACGTTCACAACTCAACAATGGATATACTCCGACTGGTGAGGCACTACAATTGGGATGCCAAAGCAGTGCTAGCGGTTGCAGCTTTCGCCGTGAGCTACGGTGAATTCCGGCTCGTTGCTAACCTTTACCCTACCAACCCACTGGCCAAAGCAGTTGCACTCCTTAAGCAGTTGCCAGAGATTTTGGAGCTTACGTCGGGAAGTTTGCAACCAAAACTTGAGGCACTTTTCACTCTGGTCAGGGCCAAGGTGGACGTCACAAAAATTATCGTCGAGTTCTTCGAGATCCAACACGATCAGTACTTTTCCCCTGAAGCACCTGAAACTATTGGCTTCCTTACTCTTATCCCTACTGCTGTTTACTGGGTTATTAGGAGCACTGTGGTTTCAGCTTCACAAATTCTTGGTCTCACTGGCTTGGGACATGA GTACATATCGGAGGCTTGGGAACTATCATCATTGGCTCATAAGCTAAAAACCATTCATAACCACCTTTTGGAACAACTTAACAGCTGCTACAGATCCATCG AGAAGAAGAGAGATGAAGACGCATTCAAGGCAATTTCAGCCATTTTGGAATCATCCCACCTGGACAACTCTAAGCCACtgagggttttattttatgccAAGGATGATCAGCCAGCTCTATTTGATGGCCACATCAAGAGAAGG GTGGGCATTGAAGAACTAAGAAGGAAAGTTGTGGTTCTGTTCATTACTGGTCTAGACATACCCCAAGAAGACTACACTATCATGCAACAGATGTACCAAGAAAAGAGGGCGTTCCCATTGAAGAACGAATCTCAGTTCGAGATGGTTTGGGTCCCAATTGAGGAAAGCTGGACCCAACACATGTTGGACCGGTTTGAGAGGTTGAAAGAAGAAATGGACTGGTTCTCTGTGTACCACCCAAGCGTGGTGTCTCCGGTGGTTGCCAGATACATCAGGCACCCAGAGAAATGGAGGTTCAGCAAGAAACCCATCTTCGTTGTGTTGGACACCCAGGGTAAAGTGGTCCACAAGAATGCCATGCACATGATGTGTATCTGGGGAAGCGTAGCTTATCCATTCTCTGAAACTAAGGAGAAATTGCTCTGGGAAGAAGAAACCTGGAGGATGGACCTCCTCGCTGATGCCATTGACCCACGCCTGACCGGCTGG ATCCAAGGTGGAAGATATGTATGCCTGTTCGGAGGAGAAGATATAGAGTGGATCCGCAAGTTCACAAGGTCAATAAGAGAGGCAGCAAGGGAATCCAACATTCAACTGGAGCTGCTTTACGTGGGGAAGACCAAACCAAAGGAAAGGATCATAAACGACATCAACGCCGTCATCGAAGCCGAGAAGCTGGCAACCACCATGGAATGGAGCTACATCTGGTACTTCTGGCTGAGGATCGAAAGCATGTGGTACTCAAAGGGACAACTTCTAGCAGGGAAAAACGAGGTTGCCAAGAACGACCCCATAATGCTGGGAATAATTGGTCTGCTGAGCTTTGGTTCGGGGACACAAGGATGGGCCTTGATCAGCAGAGGCTCGCTGGAAATGACAAAGGGTACTGGAGAGCACATGCACACCGCGATGGTGGAGCATGGAAAATGGAAGCCGAGAGAGAATGAGATTGGTTTCGTTCCAGCACTGGATGAGCACCTCAAAGATCTTCATATCCGAGTCCCACACCACTGCACCAGTCTCATATTGCCTGCCGTCGGAGCTATGCCGGAAACTGTTGCTTGCGCCGAATGCGGTCGCCTGATGGAGAGGTTCACCATGTTCCGCTGCTGCGCCGATTGA